From the Hevea brasiliensis isolate MT/VB/25A 57/8 chromosome 13, ASM3005281v1, whole genome shotgun sequence genome, the window attttttagataaagactgaattgagttgagttgagtattgaaTTTTACTTCTCCATTTATTACCAGTGGTCTAACATCTTTCTTTTTTGCTCAATTTCTTGCTAAACATCAAAAATAGAAGCTCTGAAAAATGGTGTTTCCCAAATTTCATCCTTGCTCAATTTCTTGCTAAACATAAAAAATAGAAGCTCTGAAAAATGGTGTTTCCCAAATTTCATCCTTGACCCAAAATTTAGCAATTAATTTTAGTTGGTGAATGCTGAGCTCTCTTTAACACTAGCACTTGACTTTGCAATGAGGTCCCCGTTGGATCAGTCCCAACTTCCAAGTTAGTTCCCTCTGGTGCCCATCTAGAGCTGGCTTTTCCAGCCATAAAGTTCACAATAATACTAATGCATTGTCCTACTAATGAGAACGCATACCAAACAACATGCTTATTGTTTAAATTGCAGGTACAAAACCTCATTCGCTACGTCATTGCATTATGTGTATTACCAATATTCTATTCACTTTGcttctatttaattaaataatagatGCCTTGGATGATTCAGATTGTACTAACGTGGCAGACATTAGCAACCAAGTCCAAGTCAAACTAAGCCTATTACTTCGAAATTAAGAATTCTCATCTTTTGAATTAAATGAAGAGATACCATTTAGTTGGTTAGTTTGAAGAAATTGTGCGCAATCATGACTCTATGCTAATTCGTATGGTCAAAACGTTGAAGTTGTAaaacattaaaaatataaataaaattaagattCCATTTTCCATCAAAATTAAAAaggaatttaaatattaaaaagtaaatgaataattaattttataatgcaGTGAACACGAAAGTTATGATGCCAACAATGacgataattaaatataatattaataaaacgaAACTTACTTATAAACACATGTTATATAATTTCATAGttcattatataaaattatagtaagaaaattttatatataCACTTTCTCTATTGTAGGTTGACATCTTTGTTATAGGGATGGAAAAGCTCATCTGCGTTTACCTTGTAGTACAAACCATAGAATGAGAAATTATTGGGCTTGTTTACCTTTTGTGGCCTGAAAATGATAGGGGGGTTAGAGTGGGATGCTTCCTCGAATCTTAGAAATGAAGTAACAATGTCAACAAGTCTTGcaaaataacaaaaatactatactttctaataataataaaaataatattaatgttTTAGAGATACAGCTTACCATAACCTACGGCGTTGAAAAAGAAGATTCGATTACCGACCAACCCTTAGGCGGGCCACCACCGCGCACAGCGCAAAAGCCGTCGTAGTCGTGGGAGCAAAATCAATGTCACCACAAAGAAAATAAAGTTCACCGTTTCCTGGTTACTTCCTTTTGCCTTCGGGTTGCAATTAATATAAGcggaattttaatattaaaaaatgaattgaataatttataattaaatatcttatattaaaatttataaaaaaaaattaattaaacatatataattaaaataataaatatataaattttaaatttaataattctttgctcactttttatataaaattaaatttataataacttCATGTCAGCATCTTCGATAGTTTTCTTGAGCAACGTGCATCTCCAGCTCGGACTGACCCCACACCACCGGCCTTTCTTTCCCGTGTTCATATTTAGAAGTCATTacctatttcttttgaaaaaaaCGTTTTTCACCAATAAACTTGGAGTTTACATTGTaagtgttattttttttttttaatatcaatttcaaatttaaattttaattaaaataaaaaaaattattatatttcaaTTCATAAcataaaaatctaaaaaattcaaatattattAAACCACAAACCATTAATATATTTCTctactttttttaattttatataaaattaattaaaataaaaatatccgTAACTAAACTATTTtagaacaatttttaaaattgacaTGTACCTCAGTTAATAAACCCTTAAACCCCAATTTCCACGCAATTAGCGCTATGTGTATATGTTGACTTCATGTTAATACTTTCATAATAGATTCTTCTCTTTTGTATCTGTTCGAGATTTCTTGTGTTGTAATTAAAATGTCAATATCTTTCTATGGGGATTCTGAAATATTTATGCTTTCAATAGTATTctttgaaaaattaataattaatgctCACTTATAAGAAAAATCTTGTGCACTGTaaaattgcaaaaattatttGATACTTGATGAGAAATAGACACAGCTTTCCATATCGCGCCACTATATTGCGGttataatttcttaaaatatcGGGACCTACTATTTCCAAAATCGGCTGCGCGGAACCTTCTCTTTGCTTATAATTCATCACAACCACCGTCACCGACGGTCACCCGGCGGTTACTCTTCTATTGAAAGCGACGACCCGTTTCGCGCCCCGCCCAAGCGATAAATTAAGCAGCGGGCCCCTACGTGTACTTGGCCACGTCAGCCTAGACTCACTCATAGGTGTCGACACGCTTTTTGGCAGCAAAGTCTCTTCTGCCACGTGTCATCTAGTCTGTAAGATCCCCGGGGTCCACAATGTTTGGcagtttttattgtattttactGGTCACAAaacaaaattaagaaaaaaaaaatcccgatttttcagttactagcaaatcaaaattaaacaaaTCTCAACCACGCGCGTAATGGATTTACTCGAGCATTGAGTGGAGCGTGTAATTACAGCACATATTTTCGTCGGGGTATTGTTGTTTGAATTTTTAATCGCGGTGTTTCCTCATTGAACAACCGTGTTGGCTTGTTAAACACGTTCGTCAAAATCGAAACTCTATAAGTACCCAGGCTCCATTTTAAGCTGACCTTCCTTTCTCTTCTCCATCTCGCTTTTCGATTCTACATCGATTTGGTATATAGGATCTTTAGCTTGATTCTCGCTCTCGTTCTCTGCGATTTCTAGGGTTTTTTCTTTGCAGCTCTCTATTGCTTTCTTCAGATATATTGCAAACAGCtcggaaaaggaaagaaaaaggcaTTGAAGGAATAGTTTTTGACAGGTTACTTTCGTTGTCTATTGATTCTTGGCATCCAAACGGTGTCATTCTTTGGATTCTTCTGGTTAATTGCCATTATTGATTTTTGCATTGTTGTTGAAGGTGCCTGCATTTTCACGATTGCTTCGGGATCCGTATTTTGATTTCCCTTTTGGATTATAGCTCCAAAAAGATCTGGTACGTCAAATTTTTCTTATTCTTGAAGATTCTAGTTTTGCAAGTAATGCCTTCTGGTTTCATTATTTGTTAAATATTCTCCCCAAAAGATTTTTCTCTTTGACTTTGCTTTGTGTATATCTGTCTCTCGTGTACTCTGTTTTTATTATCATCATCTTCTCCATGAATCGCGCCCCTTTTTTTCTGCTTTGAAAGCTTTTATTGCTGGAAAAAATTTCGATTTCCAAGCCTGTCATGTTTGTTCAAAGCAACacactttaaattttttttcttgaaaattagTTATGTGCAACAAGTTTTTCTAGTTTGACTGATAGGAACATGATTGGTTAGTTCAGTTTTTTTAAGTTTTCCCCAACCGCAAAAACTGATTCGGTTGAACAATGATTTTAATCTGTTTTTCTGTAGATGTATTTGATTAGCCAATGATGTGATAAAGGTTTCGTTTTTAACCTTGATTTTCCcctttcaaaacacatcatatatCAATTACTGTGCACTATAATGCTATTCAGTAATGTCTGTTGGTCAAatgtttgtttcttttttttcttctccaAGTTGCAACCACAAATACTTTTCAAATCGtggtataatatataatattcgtGTTTTCAACATGGTTACCCTGAATCTTGACCACATATAATTGCCCTTCAAAAGAAGATGGCAAGAATTAAAAGATAAAGAAGAATTTCACCATAATTAAAATCGCTTTACAATAACTAGGTCTGATTTTTAAGTTGCATTAACGCTAATTATGCACCAAAGTATCTATGATTTCCATAGATTCTTATTTTGGAAATTTTGATGCTGGTGGTCCAATTAGAATGTGCGATAGCAACAGAACAATTTAAATATCTTTATTTGTTATTAGTATTAATATTGCTGAATCTTTTTTACTAGATGGGTCCATATGTTTGGTGATTCCGATGCTTGTATGTAGGCCCATCATGTGTGGTTGCATAAGTAATGCTTCCTGTCCACTATGTGCGGTGTAAATTGCTTTTTTTTCTACACAACCATCGAATTGCTAACATTTTCTCCACAGTTTATAAACATTGTGGGCCAGTTTTAAAAGCTGAACACTTTTTTTTTCTTAGCTATAGATTTGCTCGTGTTTTGGTTTATTGTTTATTTTCTGTATGCTTAAGGTGATTTACAGTTAACGTGTTTCTACACTAGAAAAGAAACTCATTTAAAGCTTTTTCCCCTGCAACCTGCTTATTTATATGTTCGTTTAACTTACTAtattcttctttttatttttttctatcaaTAATCATGTAGGACCAGTATTTTGTGTTCCTGGTAGGATAGACGGTTCCGGTGGCTTAAACTTAAAATATTGAAACCCTTGCTGTATGTTGCATAAGTAATTATGCCACTATGCCAAAATAAGTGTCAGGCTTTTCATTGATTCAGGGTTGTTTAaaagtaaaactcaaaagtttttGTAGGTCATCAACAACATACATATTGAAAAATATTTGGTGTGATACGCTCATCAATTTGTTTGATGCTTTCGCATTGACCTTAATTCATTCAAATGTTTTGCAGAGCTTCAGGTTAGGTCTACTTGATTCTCATGTATTATTACTTTGGGTTCCAAGAACTTAAGGAAGGTTgcctttttaatatatttttttttcccatTGATGATGGTGGAAATTAAATTCTCTATTGGCAGTGACATATTTTTCTGATGCAAAAGAAGATGTTGGAAGACATGCTTTAATAGCAGATAAATAAAAAtgttaaatttcttttaatttaaatggaAAGAGAGCTCAAATCACAACCCCCCTCTcccgaaaaaaaaaagaaaaagtttttcgtCCCTCCCTGTGTCTGTCAATAACTAATTCATTGGTTGAGACTTGAGACTATCAGAGTAAGACCGaacaatttattaaaaaaaaaaaacatagcgTGATGTGTCAAATAAAGCGGAAAATATGCTTTCCTTCCCTTAGTGCCTCCATTAACATCTGCAAAAACTGTTCAGTTGTATTTAATTATGTTATAGATTTATCCTGCACTAGCAGGATCTGTTGTctgattaactaaaattaatggtTTTGATGGTCATTCTCATATTAAGTTTGTGCATACTGATTCATTTTTCTCTATTGTTATGTTTTCAATGAACATTTGGTAAGGCAAGCATTAAAATTTAGGggatccttttttttcttttttttttttgggtgcgTTTCTTAGCTGTTTTGTCCATGCTTGCAGAAGGTTGAAGAGTTCTGAGGAATCTGAGCTAAAAAGCAAACTTCTTTCTTAGACTTGGAACGTGTATAAGCATAATTTTGTCATCTCAGATATACATGGTTGCTGAGGTGATGACAACCTCCAGGTAAATTGAATTTTGGTTCATTTTTAAGTATCTTGATGAGGAATTTTCATTGTATCCTTACGGACTGCTTTTTATGACCATCAGTGTTCAGGACTTCTGTGCTTGATGGAGTGCTCTCCAACTAGCAGTGACAAGAAAACTTTGAAGAGGTGGTTTTTCATTGATAAAAGGGTTAGGTGAAGCGATATCTGAGATTTCATATTGGTACCCTGTACCGCTTCACATTTGCCAGGATTGTAGGCTGGTAACATATACTTTATTCGTCTGTCATAAATTGCTCTATAAATCTGGATCAAATGGACCTTAAATCCAATCGCACTGCTCCTGTACTCACTGACCCTGCACCCATAAGCAAATCAAGATTGGGCGTGCATTCCAGTCTGTTGCAATACACTCCAGGTGCTGCTTTTTCGTCAAATTTATTTCTAACTATCCCTAGGAAGAAAACCGGAGTACTAGATGATGTTCGCTCCAGTAGCTggcttgatgctatgaaatcctcaTCCCCTTCTCACAAGAAAATGACCAAAGATTTCAATAATGATTTTGCCTCTGCTGACACTGATGTTGCCTATCGCACCTGGACGGTAATTTTTTCTCCTTATGAGTGACCTCAGGTTATGTTTAACAAATTGTAGATTATTAATATGTGGCCATGTATATCTTTCTCTGATCACGCAGCTTAAATATCCATCAGCCCTTACATCTTTTGAGCAAATTGCAAACTTTGCAAAAGGCAAGAGAATAGCATTGTTTCTGGATTACGATGGGACTCTTTCACCAATTGTTGACGACCCTGACTGTGCCTTCATGTCTAATGATGTAAGAATTATTTTCGGATGTGGATAAGAAACGTGCagtgaaattaatttttattgatttccATATCTACTTTATTAATTGTGATCTCGCAAATCTTTAGATGCGTTCTGCTGTAAAGGAGGTGGCAAAATGTTTCCCAACAGCAATAATTAGCGGAAGAAGCCGTGATAAGGTACTTGCTTCTTTTtaaaacaatttaatcacatgGTAACGTCTTCATTGTGCAACTTTGCACGTCTGTGTTCATCAATTCATCTTTTATTGGCTGGTTTTGTCATTCAGGTATACGAGTTTGTAGGACTAACAGAACTCTATTATGCGGGTAGTCACGGGATGGACATCATGGGCCCTGTTAGACAATATGTATCTGATGATCAGCCTAATTATATGAGGTCTACTGACAAGCAGGTGGAGCCgtgtaaaatttattatatattttctcTATCTAAACACGTATATACTTTTTTTCTGTGTGTTattcaatataattttatttgatttcttCTTAATGTAGGGCAAGGAAGTTAATTTGTTCCAACCAGCTAGTGAATTTTTACCCATGATTGATGAGGTATATACATTTCAGTGCCGAAAACATGAGttattcataaattaaaaaaaaaaaaaaactttattgtttatttttttttatttagcacTTTGATTGATTGACTTGAGCAGGTTTATAGTTCCCTTGTTGATAGTACCAAAGACATTAAAGGAGCAAAAGTTGAAAACAACAAGTTCTGTGTATCTGTACATTACCGCAATGTGGATGAGAAGGTAGTGCTGCTTCCCTCCCCTCCAGGCTTTGTCTTGAGTCACTCCATTAATTTACTGATTCTTTAGTATCATTTGTCAAAAAGTAGAGATTATTTTTCCTTTAGCCATTCAAATTCTAATTTTTACATTCTTAATTTATTTGTAGAGCTGGAAATCAGTTGCACAATGTGTCTATGATGTTATAAAAAGCTATCCACGCCTTCGATTGACTCATGGGAGGAAGGTAATTTATGGAGCCATCATATGGACTCTTTGAGAATTTTTATTTTAGTGTTAAACATCCAGTGGTTTTCCTTCTTGGAGAATTCACTTGTCTAAGTTTTGTTTTGTTAAAACGCAATTAGGTTTTAGAGGTCCGACCTGTGATCAA encodes:
- the LOC110669635 gene encoding trehalose-phosphate phosphatase A, whose protein sequence is MDLKSNRTAPVLTDPAPISKSRLGVHSSLLQYTPGAAFSSNLFLTIPRKKTGVLDDVRSSSWLDAMKSSSPSHKKMTKDFNNDFASADTDVAYRTWTLKYPSALTSFEQIANFAKGKRIALFLDYDGTLSPIVDDPDCAFMSNDMRSAVKEVAKCFPTAIISGRSRDKVYEFVGLTELYYAGSHGMDIMGPVRQYVSDDQPNYMRSTDKQGKEVNLFQPASEFLPMIDEVYSSLVDSTKDIKGAKVENNKFCVSVHYRNVDEKSWKSVAQCVYDVIKSYPRLRLTHGRKVLEVRPVINWDKGKAVTFLLESLGLSNCDDVLPIYVGDDRTDEDAFKVLRERNCGYGILVSSVPKETSAFYSLRDPSEVMEFLKSLVMWKKSSVL